A window of the Loxodonta africana isolate mLoxAfr1 chromosome 3, mLoxAfr1.hap2, whole genome shotgun sequence genome harbors these coding sequences:
- the RNF186 gene encoding E3 ubiquitin-protein ligase RNF186, translating to MACTKVPEQPAPQQSHPISTGSFTSKAKDPARCHRGSAGVDLECLVCREPYSCTRLPKVLGCQHGFCAVCLKLLLCVQDNTWSITCPLCRKVTAIPGGLICSLRDQEATRGQLAHPVPEVSLCPQGLADPASSAAEHPNLVGEDEQDAMSANRVAARSLAAHLLLLILLIVFILPFIYPVVIRWVLVFVIGLALLLSTLCCCYSSGRGSCWPSSRTLFCRERKQTQVSSIA from the coding sequence ATGGCCTGTACCAAAGTCCCGGAGCAGCCAGCCCCCCAGCAATCCCATCCCATTTCCACAGGATCCTTCACCTCCAAGGCCAAGGACCCTGCTAGGTGTCACCGAGGCTCCGCAGGGGTTGACCTGGAATGCCTGGTATGCCGGGAACCCTACAGCTGCACTCGGCTACCCAAGGTGCTGGGCTGCCAGCATggcttctgtgccgtctgcctgAAGCTCCTGCTGTGTGTGCAGGACAACACCTGGTCCATCACCTGTCCACTGTGCCGCAAGGTCACTGCCATTCCCGGAGGCCTTATATGCAGCCTGCGAGACCAGGAGGCAACGAGGGGGCAGTTGGCACACCCTGTCCCTGAGGTGTCTCTCTGTCCTCAGGGGCTGGCAGATCCTGCCTCTTCGGCAGCAGAGCACCCCAACTTGGTGGGAGAGGATGAGCAGGATGCAATGAGTGCCAACCGCGTGGCAGCCCGGAGCCTGGCCGCGCACCTGCTCCTACTGATTCTGCTCATCGTTTTCATCCTCCCCTTCATCTACCCTGTTGTCATCAGGTGGGTGCTGGTCTTCGTCATTGGACTGGCCCTGTTGTTGTCCACCCTCTGCTGTTGTTACTCCAGTGGCCGGGGCAGCTGCTGGCCCTCCTCCAGGACTCTTTTCtgcagagagaggaaacaaaccCAGGTCTCTTCGATTGCCTGA